From Pempheris klunzingeri isolate RE-2024b chromosome 18, fPemKlu1.hap1, whole genome shotgun sequence, a single genomic window includes:
- the zbtb1 gene encoding zinc finger and BTB domain-containing protein 1, whose amino-acid sequence MARPSHSDHVLQQLNNQREWGFLCDCLIAIGDIYFRAHKAVLAACSSYFRMMFIRDQQGAGRLDLSNMQISAECFDLILQLMYLGRIVVGSYEFEDLKASMAYLQMYYIPDSLEDLRDIRNSNLTPSSSASSSSSTSSSGAAGGKMMFGVRMYEQQRPAASEAERLPKAANSTVGRPAIPGTISRAVVAEEVVTAPLTVAPPLADGVTEQPCDLRKRSSGRGSTLKDRPRFGRTYTCDDCGFVFSCEKLLIEHILTCTNRKAFNPQRGNGEGDNDSNKAESSASESTEEHRVVCKGEEDWPEAKADSALTIRSVAAGTDGEPGSTRSVSIKTEPEESLFPEIEVVRVGEPSTRDCSTRFTDAKRKDLRRDKTGPDREPEPGVSGMDNSSEPLEGHMSSSEESGVPAKLRKVKDEKQVADCAPCELCGALLTEEDKSAHYLSNHMGHICACGRCGQVLIKGRQLQEHAERCGESQGGESDSHGEDEASLLEEPQGMEEGLLEAADLACSHCGLLFQNESLALEHALSCHDQELFRPVLLEEGGEPDHRRKHFCSICGKGFYQRCHLREHYTVHTKEKQFTCQTCGKQFLRERQLRLHTDMHKGMARYVCPVCDQGTFLKHDHVRHMISHLSAGETICQVCFQIFPGGEQLEKHMDVHLYICGVCGEKFRLRKDMRSHYNSKHTKRL is encoded by the coding sequence aTGGCGAGGCCGAGCCACAGCGATCACGTCCTCCAGCAGCTCAACAACCAGCGGGAGTGGGGCTTCCTGTGCGACTGCCTCATCGCCATCGGTGACATCTACTTCAGGGCGCACAAGGCCGTCCTGGCGGCGTGCAGCTCCTACTTCAGGATGATGTTCATCCGGGACCAGCAGGGGGCGGGCCGTCTGGACCTCAGCAACATGCAGATCAGCGCAGAGTGCTTCGACCTCATCCTGCAGCTCATGTACCTGGGGCGCATCGTCGTGGGGAGCTACGAGTTTGAGGACCTCAAGGCGTCCATGGCGTACCTGCAGATGTACTACATTCCCGACTCGCTGGAGGATCTCAGGGACATCAGAAACTCCAACCTCACCCCGTCCTCctcggcctcctcctcctcgtccacATCCTCCAGTGGCGCCGCCGGGGGGAAGATGATGTTTGGAGTCCGCATGTACGAGCAGCAGAGGCCTGCTGCATCGGAAGCGGAGCGTCTCCCAAAAGCCGCCAACAGCACTGTCGGGCGTCCAGCCATTCCGGGCACCATCAGCAGAGCGGTGGTGGCGGAGGAGGTGGTGACGGCTCCACTGACGGTGGCGCCACCGCTGGCGGATGGAGTGACAGAGCAGCCATGCGACTTGAGGAAAAGGTCCAGCGGCAGGGGTTCAACGCTCAAAGACCGTCCTCGATTTGGACGCACCTACACCTGCGACGACTGCGGCTTCGTCTTCAGCTGCGAGAAGCTTTTAATCGAACACATCCTGACCTGCACCAACAGGAAGGCCTTCAACCCGCAGAGAGGAAACGGCGAAGGTGACAACGACTCCAACAAAGCTGAGAGCTCCGCCTCCGAGAGCACAGAGGAACACAGGGTCGTCTGTAAAGGCGAGGAGGACTGGCCCGAGGCCAAGGCTGACTCCGCCCTCACCATCCGGTCGGTGGCAGCCGGGACAGACGGCGAGCCCGGGTCCACCAGGAGCGTCTCCATCAAGACAGAACCAGAGGAAAGCTTGTTCCCCGAGATCGAGGTGGTCCGGGTCGGCGAGCCCAGCACCAGAGACTGCAGCACACGGTTCACTGACGCCAAACGTAAAGACTTACGGAGGGACAAAACCGGACCAGACCGCGAACCCGAGCCCGGTGTCTCAGGTATGGACAACAGCAGTGAGCCTCTGGAAGGCCACATGTCCAGCAGCGAAGAGTCAGGAGTCCCTGCAAAGCTTCGCAAGGTCAAAGACGAGAAGCAGGTCGCCGACTGTGCCCCCTGTGAACTGTGTGGCGCTCTGTTAACCGAGGAGGACAAGTCGGCCCACTACCTGTCTAACCACATGGGCCATATCTGTGCCTGTGGGCGGTGCGGCCAGGTGCTGATCAAAGGCCGCCAGCTCCAGGAGCACGCAGAGCGCTGCGGCGAATCTCAGGGCGGCGAGTCCGACTCCCACGGGGAGGACGAGGCGTCCCTGCTGGAGGAGCCGCAGGGGATGGAGGAGGGCCTGCTGGAGGCGGCCGACCTCGCCTGCTCTCACTGCGGCCTGCTGTTCCAGAACGAAAGTCTGGCGCTGGAGCACGCCTTGTCCTGCCACGACCAGGAGCTGTTTCGCCcggtgctgctggaggagggcGGCGAGCCGGACCACCGCCGCAAACACTTCTGCAGCATCTGCGGTAAAGGCTTCTACCAGCGCTGCCACCTGCGGGAGCACTACACCGTCCACACCAAGGAGAAGCAGTTCACCTGCCAGACCTGCGGGAAGCAGTTCCTGCGGGAGCGCCAGCTCAGGCTGCACACCGACATGCACAAAGGCATGGCGCGCTACGTGTGCCCCGTCTGCGACCAGGGAACCTTCCTCAAACACGACCACGTCCGACACATGATTTCCCACCTGTCGGCCGGGGAAACCATCTGCCAGGTGTGTTTCCAGATCTTCCCCGGCGGagagcagctggagaaacaCATGGACGTCCACCTGTACATCTGCGGCGTCTGTGGAGAGAAGTTCCGCCTCCGTAAAGACATGAGGAGCCACTACAACTCTAAGCACACCAAGAGACTATAG
- the LOC139218269 gene encoding LOW QUALITY PROTEIN: cerebellin-1-like (The sequence of the model RefSeq protein was modified relative to this genomic sequence to represent the inferred CDS: substituted 1 base at 1 genomic stop codon), producing the protein MASGWFLVVAVVCGLVRAELIIEEKQEDHILNPEKTTEEDLRVLLQQLITRVDQLEKEHEERGKSQVAFSASLFTTEQWTQHGPFDSNTTLVFKKVTTNIGSAYSSDTGIFTAPMKGLYYIRFTGCVGDLGTLNAALLKNGVNMFAIYDTRGVHGSGSNGMTLVLEQGDQLWVTLWPGTNVFDQSRLSTFSGFLVFPMXAEAPVAAMETVETRKAPRP; encoded by the exons ATGGCATCTGGTTGGTTTCTGGTTGTGGCGGTGGTCTGCGGTCTGGTCCGGGCTGAGCTGATCatagaggaaaaacaagaggatcacattttaaatcctgagaaaacaacagaagaagatcTGAGAGTCCTGCTGCAGCAACTGATCACCAGAGTGGACCAACTGGAGAAGGAGCACGAGGAGAGAG GTAAATCTCAGGTGGCGTTCTCAGCCTCCCTGTTCACCACTGAGCAGTGGACCCAGCACGGACCGTTTGACTCCAACACCACGCTGGTGTTCAAGAAGGTGACAACAAACATCGGCAGCGCATACAGCTCAGACACAG GCATCTTCACGGCCCCCATGAAGGGACTCTACTACATCCGGTTCACCGGCTGTGTCGGGGACTTGGGGACCCTGAATGCAGCGCTGCTGAAGAATGGTGTGAACATGTTCGCCATCTATGACACCAGAGGCGTCCACGGCAGCGGCTCCAACGGCATGACCCTGGTCCTGGAGCAGGGGGACCAGCTCTGGGTCACCCTCTGGCCCGGGACCAACGTATTTGACCAGAGTCGGCTCAGCACCTTTAGCGGCTTCCTCGTCTTCCCCATGTAGGCAGAGGCACCGGTGGCTGCCATGGAGACGGTGGAGACCAGGAAGGCGCCCAGACCCTGA
- the myh6 gene encoding myosin-6: MGDVVMAEFGKAAPYLRKSDKERLEAQTRAFDIKIECFVVDDKVEYMKGQILSKDGGMVTVKKEDGTTVTVKEQGVHPQNPPKFDKIEDMAMFTFLHEPAVLFNLKERYAAWMIYTYSGLFCVTVNPYKWLPVYDAEVVAAYRGKKRSEAPPHIFSISDNAYQYMLTDRENQSVLITGESGAGKTVNTKRVIQYFASIAAVGGGKKDSSKGTLEDQIIQANPALEAFGNAKTLRNDNSSRFGKFIRIHFATSGKLSSADIETYLLEKSRVTFQLKAERNYHIFYQILSNQKPELLDMLLITNNPYDYSYISQGEVTVASINDSEELMATDSAFDVLGFTPDEKAGVYKLTGAIMHYGNMKFKQKQREEQAEPDGTEAADKSAYLMGLNSADLIKGLCHPRVKVGNEYVTKGQSVDQVYYALGALAKSVYEKMFNWMVVRINQSLDTKQHRQYFIGVLDIAGFEIFDFNTFEQLCINYTNEKLQQFFNHHMFVLEQEEYKKEGIDWEFIDFGMDLQACIDLIEKPLGILSILEEECMFPKASDQTFKSKLYDNHLGKNKMFEKPRAAKGKAEAHFALVHYAGTVDYNIGNWLVKNKDPLNETVVGLYQKSALKLLSLLFSSYAGADSGDKGGGKGAKKKGSSFQTVSALHRENLNKLMNNLKTTHPHFVRCLIPNERKTPGVMDNCLVMHQLRCNGVLEGIRICRKGFPNRVLYGDFKQRYRILNASAIPEGQFIDCKKSAEKLLGSLDIDHTQYRFGHTKVFFKAGLLGTLEEMRDEQLSRIITRIQANARAILMRAQFAKLVERRDALMVIQWNLRSFLGVKNWPWMKLFFKIKPLLKSAESEKEMANMKDEFNKLKEALEKSETRRKEIEEKMVTILQEKNDLTLQIQSEQDTLTDAEERCEQLIKSKIQLEAKLKEMTERLEDEEELNADLTAKKRKLEDECSELKKDIDDLELTLAKVEKEKHATENKVKNLTEEMASQDENTMKLTKEKRALQEAHQQTLDDLQSEEDKVNSLTKAKAKLEQQVDDLEGSLEQEKKVRMDLERSKRKLEGDLKLTQESVMDLENDKQQLEEKHKKKDFEVAQINSRLEDEQLASVQLQKKLKENQARIEELEEELDAERAARAKVEKQRSDLSRELEDISERLEEAGGATSAQVELNKKRDAEFQKLRRELEESTLHHEATAAALRKKHADSVAELGEQIDNLQRVKQKLEKEKSELKLELDDLCSNMESVVKTKSNTEKMCRTMEDNMNEYKSKYEEAQRSINDLTTQRAKLLTENGEVGRQLEEKECLISQLTRAKNSYNQQVEDLRRQLEEEVKAKNALAHAVQSARHDCDLLREQFEEEQEAKAELQRALSKSNIEVAAWRTKYETDGIQRTEELEEAKKKLVQRLQEAEEAIEAVNAKCSSLEKTKHRLQNEIEDLMLDLERSNAASAALDKKQRVFDKILAEWKQKFEESQCELESSQKEARSLSTELFKLKNAYEESLDQLETMKRENKNLQEEISDLTDQLGEGGRSAHELEKIRKQLEQEKAELQSALEEAEGSLEHEESKTLRVQLEFNQVKADMDRKVAEKDEEMEQAKRNYQRMLESLQSSLESETRSRNEALRVKKKMESDLNEMEIQLSQANRQAADAQKQLKSLQAFLKDAQLQLDEAQHGSDDLKDNIALLERRHNLIQAELEEVRAALEQTERSRKLAEQELTDATERMQLLHSQNTSLINQKKKHEADLLNLQNEMEEAIQENRNAEEKAKKAITDAAMMAEELKKEQDTSAHLERMKKNMEQTIKDLQHRLDEAEQIAMKGGKKQLQKLEARIKELENELEAEQRRGTESVKGVRKYERRIKELTYQTEEDRKNMARLQDLVDKLQLKVKSYKHAAEEAEEAANINLAKLRKLQHELEEAEERADIAESQVNKLRAKTRDGSTKKGLDE, encoded by the coding sequence ATGGGTGATGTCGTCATGGCAGAGTTTGGGAAGGCTGCTCCTTACCTGAGGAAGTCTGACAAGGAGCGCCTGGAAGCCCAGACCAGAGCGTTTGACATCAAAATTGAATGCTTTGTGGTCGATGATAAAGTAGAATATATGAAGGGGCAAATCCTCAGCAAAGATGGGGGCATGGTGACGGTCAAGAAGGAGGATGGAACAACGGTAACCGTGAAGGAGCAGGGCGTCCACCCCCAGAACCCACCAAAATTTGATAAAATTGAAGACATGGCAATGTTCACGTTCCTCCACGAGCCCGCTGTGCTGTTTAACCTCAAAGAGCGTTACGCTGCATGGATGATCTACACCTACTCTGGGCTTTTCTGCGTCACCGTCAACCCCTACAAGTGGCTTCCTGTCTACGATGCTGAGGTGGTGGCAGCTTACagggggaagaagaggagcgaGGCTCCCCCTCATATCTTCTCCATCTCTGATAACGCCTACCAGTACATGCTGACTGACAGGGAGAACCAGTCTGTCCTCATCACCGGAGAATCCGGTGCCGGGAAGACTGTGAACACCAAGAGGGTCATCCAGTACTTTGCCAGTATCGCTGCAGTTGGCGGAGGcaaaaaagacagcagcaagGGGACGCTTGAGGATCAAATCATCCAGGCAAACCCGGCGTTGGAGGCCTTTGGCAACGCCAAAACCTTGAGAAACGACAACTCGTCCCGTTTTGGAAAATTCATCCGAATTCACTTCGCTACAAGCGGGAAGCTGTCGTCTGCTGACATCGAGACATACCTGCTGGAGAAGTCACGTGTCACCTTTCAGCTGAAGGCTGAGAGGAACTACCACATCTTCTACCAGATCCTATCCAATCAGAAGCCAGAGCTCCTGGACATGCTGCTGATCACCAACAACCCGTATGACTATTCCTACATCTCCCAAGGAGAGGTAACGGTTGCCTCCATCAACGACTCAGAGGAGTTGATGGCCACCGACAGCGCCTTCGATGTGCTCGGCTTCACTCCAGACGAGAAGGCGGGCGTCTATAAACTAACTGGCGCCATCATGCACTATGGCAACATGAAGTTCAAACAGAAGCAGCGTGAGGAGCAGGCAGAGCCAGACGGGACAGAGGCGGCTGATAAATCAGCTTACCTGATGGGGCTGAACTCTGCTGACCTCATTAAAGGGCTGTGCCATCCCAGAGTCAAGGTAGGAAACGAATATGTCACCAAAGGTCAAAGTGTGGACCAAGTCTACTACGCCCTCGGCGCTCTGGCTAAGTCAGTGTATGAAAAGATGTTCAACTGGATGGTGGTGAGAATCAACCAATCCCTGGACACAAAACAGCATCGTCAGTACTTCATAGGTGTGCTGGACATTGCAGGATTTGAGATCTTTGATTTCAACACTTTTGAGCAGCTGTGCATCAACTACACCAATGAGAAACTGCAACAGTTTTTCAACCATCACATGTTTGTTCTGGAGCAAGAGGAGTACAAAAAGGAAGGCATCGACTGGGAGTTCATTGACTTTGGGATGGACTTACAAGCTTGTATTGACCTCATTGAGAAGCCGCTGGGGATCCTGTCGATTCTAGAGGAGGAATGCATGTTTCCCAAAGCCAGCGACCAGACCTTTAAATCAAAGCTCTATGATAATCATCTGGGCAAGAACAAAATGTTTGAGAAGCCGAGGGCTGCAAAGGGGAAAGCAGAGGCTCATTTTGCGCTGGTTCACTATGCTGGCACGGTGGATTACAACATCGGCAACTGGTTGGTCAAAAATAAAGACCCACTGAACGAAACTGTGGTTGGTCTTTACCAGAAATCAGCTCTTAAGCTTCTCAGTCTGCTGTTTTCAAGCTATGCAGGAGCTGACAGCGGGGACAAAGGAGGTGGCAAAGGAGCCAAGAAGAAAGGTTCCTCGTTCCAGACGGTGTCTGCACTTCACAGGGAAAACCTGAACAAGCTGATGAACAACCTGAAGACCACACACCCCCACTTTGTCCGCTGTCTGATTCCTAATGAGAGAAAAACCCCCGGGGTCATGGACAACTGCCTTGTGATGCACCAGCTGCGCTGTAACGGTGTCCTGGAAGGCATCCGAATCTGCAGGAAGGGATTCCCAAACCGGGTGCTCTATGGCGACTTCAAACAACGGTACCGGATCCTTAATGCTTCTGCCATCCCTGAGGGTCAGTTCATTGACTGCAAGAAGAGCGCAGAAAAGCTGTTGGGATCGCTGGACATTGACCACACTCAGTACAGGTTTGGCCACACCAAAGTCTTCTTTAAAGCTGGTCTGCTGGGGACACTGGAGGAGATGCGAGATGAGCAACTCTCTCGAATCATCACCAGGATCCAGGCTAATGCCCGGGCAATCCTCATGAGGGCACAGTTTGCTAAGCTTGTGGAGCGCAGAGACGCCCTGATGGTCATCCAGTGGAACCTTCGATCCTTCCTTGGTGTGAAGAACTGGCCCTGGATGAAGCTCTTCTTCAAAATCAAACCACTCCTGAAGAGCGCTGAGTCTGAGAAGGAGATGGCCAACATGAAGGATGAGTTCAACAAGCTGAAAGAAGCTCTGGAGAAATCAGAAACTAGACGGAAGGAAATAGAGGAGAAAATGGTAACTATTCTCCAAGAGAAGAATGATCTTACTCTGCAAATTCAGTCTGAACAGGATACGCTGACAGATGCTGAGGAACGCTGTGAACAGCTTATAAAGAGCAAGATTCAACTGGAGGCCAAGCTGAAAGAGATgacagagagactggaggatgaagaggagctgaATGCAGATCTCACAGCTAAGAAACGCAAGCTTGAAGATGAATGCTCTGAGCTGAAGAAAGATATAGATGATCTGGAGCTGACTTTGGCCAAAGttgagaaagagaaacatgcCACAGAGAATAAGGTGAAAAACCTGACGGAGGAGATGGCTTCGCAGGATGAAAACACCATGAAGCTCACCAAAGAGAAGAGGGCACTACAGGAGGCTCACCAGCAGACACTGGATGACCTTCAGAGTGAAGAAGACAAAGTCAACAGCTTGACCAAAGCCAAAGCTAAGCTGGAGCAACAGGTGGATGATCTGGAGGGCTCGTTAGAGCAAGAGAAGAAAGTCAGGATGGACCTGGAGCGCTCAAAGAGGAAGCTCGAAGGAGACCTGAAACTGACCCAGGAGAGTGTGATGGACCTGGAAAATGacaagcagcagctggaggaaaaacacaaaaaaaaggattttgaGGTCGCTCAAATAAATTCAAGACTAGAAGATGAGCAACTTGCTTCAGTTCAGCTCCAGAAGAAGCTGAAAGAGAACCAGGCAAGAatagaggagctggaggaggagctggatgCTGAGCGTGCAGCCCGGGCCAAAGTGGAGAAGCAGCGGTCCGATCTGTCCCGCGAGCTGGAGGACATCAGTGAGCGCCTGGAGGAGGCCGGTGGAGCAACTTCAGCACAGGTGGAGCTGAACAAGAAGAGAGATGCTGAATTTCAGAAGCTGCGTAGGGAGCTGGAGGAATCCACCCTCCATCATGAGGCCACCGCCGCCGCCCTGAGAAAGAAACACGCTGACAGCGTTGCCGAGCTGGGCGAACAGATCGATAACCTGCAGCGTGTGAAGCAGAAGCTGGAGAAGGAAAAGAGCGAGCTGAAGCTGGAGCTGGATGACTTGTGCTCTAACATGGAGAGTGTGGTGAAGACCAAATCAAACACTGAGAAGatgtgccgcacaatggaagaCAACATGAATGAGTACAAGAGTAAATATGAAGAAGCTCAGCGCTCCATCAATGACTTGACTACCCAGAGGGCCAAGCTGCTCACTGAGAACGGTGAGGTTGGAcggcagctggaggagaaggagtgtCTGATATCACAGCTGACCAGAGCGAAGAACTCGTACAACCAGCAGGTAGAAGATCTACGCAGACAGCTGGAAGAAGAAGTCAAGGCAAAGAACGCCCTCGCCCATGCTGTACAATCTGCTCGTCACGACTGTGATCTGCTCAGAGAGCAGTttgaagaggagcaggaagccaaggctgagctgcagagagctCTGTCCAAATCCAACATCGAGGTCGCAGCATGGAGGACGAAATACGAAACCGACGGAATCCAGAGAACGGAGGAGCTGGAAGAAGCAAAGAAGAAGCTGGTTCAAAGACTGCAGGAAGCTGAGGAGGCCATCGAGGCTGTGAACGCAAAGTGTTCATCCCTCGAGAAAACCAAACACCGACTCCAAAATGAGATAGAAGACCTGATGCTGGACCTCGAGAGATCCAATGCAGCATCTGCAGCCCTGGACAAAAAGCAAAGAGTCTTTGACAAAATCTTGGCAGAGTGGAAGCAGAAGTTTGAGGAGTCACAGTGTGAACTGGAGTCCTCTCAGAAGGAAGCTCGATCTCTGAGCACCGAGCTGTTCAAACTGAAGAACGCTTACGAGGAGTCGCTGGATCAACTTGAGACGATGAAGAGGGAGAACAAGAACCTCCAAGAGGAGATCTCTGACCTCACCGACCAGCTGGGGGAGGGTGGCAGGAGCGCTCATGAACTGGAGAAGATCCGCAAGCAGCTGGAGCAAGAAAAGGCCGAACTCCAGTCGGCGCTGGAGGAAGCAGAAGGCTCTCTGGAGCACGAAGAGAGCAAAACCCTTCGAGTCCAGCTTGAGTTCAACCAAGTGAAGGCCGACATGGATCGCAAGGTGGCTGAGAAAGACGAAGAAATGGAGCAAGCAAAGAGGAACTACCAACGGATGCTTGAGTCTCTTCAGTCCTCTCTAGAATCTGAAACCAGGAGCCGCAATGAAGCCCTGAGAGTCAAGAAGAAGATGGAAAGTGACCTCAACGAGATGGAGATCCAGCTCAGCCAAGCTAACAGGCAAGCAGCTGATGCCcagaagcagctgaagagcctCCAGGCATTCCTGAAGGACGCTCAGCTCCAGCTGGATGAGGCGCAGCACGGCAGCGATGACCTGAAAGACAACATTGCCCTCCTGGAACGCCGACACAACCTGATTCAGGCCGAGCTGGAGGAAGTGAGGGCCGCCCTCGAGCAGACGGAAAGAAGCCGGAAACTGGCCGAACAGGAGCTGACTGACGCTACAGAGCGCATGCAACTCCTGCACTCCCAGAACACCAGCCTGATcaaccagaagaagaagcatgaAGCAGACCTCCTCAACCTGCAGAACGAGATGGAGGAGGCCATACAGGAGAACCGCAACGCTGAGGAGAAGGCAAAAAAGGCCATCACAGATGCAGCCATGATGGCAGAGGAGCTAAAGAAGGAGCAGGACACCAGCGCCCACCTGGAGCGCATGAAGAAGAACATGGAGCAGACCATCAAAGACCTGCAGCACCGCCTGGACGAGGCCGAGCAGATTGCCATGAAGGGCGGCAAGAAGCAGCTGCAGAAGCTGGAGGCTCGCATCAAAGAGCTGGAGAATGAGCTGGAGGCGGAGCAGAGGAGGGGAACTGAGTCCGTCAAGGGGGTTCGCAAGTACGAGCGCCGCATCAAGGAACTCACCTATCAAACCGAGGAAGACCGCAAGAACATGGCCCGTCTCCAGGACCTGGTGGacaagctgcagctgaaggtCAAGTCCTACAAACATGCAGCCGAGGAGGCAGAAGAGGCAGCAAACATCAACTTGGCCAAACTCCGCAAGCTGCAGcacgagctggaggaggccgaGGAGAGGGCGGACATCGCGGAGTCCCAGGTGAACAAGCTGAGGGCGAAGACAAGGGACGGATCCACCAAAAAGGGCCTGGATGAGTAA
- the LOC139217474 gene encoding serine/threonine-protein kinase PAK 6-like, which translates to MFRRRKKKRRLEISAPQDFQHRVHTSFDAASGRYVGLPSQWQSVIDTLRRPRPLVDPSRITELELRKTIVRGSFIGHGDYISHVISEMSHLSVSASNSLRRSSPSARKRARSLGRLGELAEDESYQYEELSRRGEGGKPDGSATYWQDRIRQVCSESGSPKLNGSLQRAKSTCEVGTPSEATAPTPVTPQRAGVTWSTGGQYARSEGAGLRQRPTSFHYNLHTAEANSRPHLRLRPAVNHLPDLLSSSRETPRRPQSSYDMKLISLTTPLLLPPPNSTSSPIITGGVLPQRSLRPSPSFNVGPNPKTPTPLTQDGPSQPRPSPTGSPGRLPANLCSASTQQTVTDGEMKVSHEQFKAALQMVVDPGDPRTTLENFLKIGEGSTGVVCIARERHSGRQVAVKMMDVRKQQRRELLFNEVVIMRDYRHQNVVEMYRSALVEEELWVIMEYLQGGALTHIVSETRLSEEQTATVCEGVLQALSYLHSQGVIHRDVKSDSILLSLEGGVKLSDFGFCAQISTDVPRRKSLVGTPYWMAPEVISKTPYGTEVDVWSLGIMVVEMVDGEPPYFSDTPISAMKKLRDEAAPSVKNIHKVSPVLKDFLGCMLTRDTQQRSSAAELLEHPFLLQADSPRCLVPLVEQHRKRMSLY; encoded by the exons atgtTCCGCCGCAGGAAAAAGAAGCGCCGGCTGGAGATCTCGGCGCCGCAGGACTTCCAGCACCGCGTCCACACGTCGTTTGACGCCGCCTCAGGTCGCTACGTGGGTCTGCCGTCACAGTGGCAGAGCGTCATCGACACACTGCGGAGGCCACGCCCCCTGGTGGACCCCTCCAGGATCACAGAGTTGGAGCTCAGGAAG ACGATTGTTCGTGGTAGTTTTATCGGTCATGGCGACTACATCTCCCACGTGATCTCTGAGATGAGCCATCTGTCCGTCAGCGCCTCCAACTCTCTGCGTCGCAGCAGCCCATCGGCACGGAAGCGGGCCCGGTCTCTGGGCCGACTGGGGGAACTGGCCGAGGATGAGTCGTACCAGTACGAGGAGCTCAGTCGCCGCGGCGAGGGCGGGAAGCCTGACGGgagcgccacctactggcagGACAGGATCCGACAGGTCTGCAGCGAGAGCGGCAGCCCCAAGCTGAACGGATCTCTACAGAGAGCCAAGTCCACCTGCGAGGTGGGGACGCCGTCTGAGGCCACAGCCCCCACACCTGTGACACCTCAGAGGGCAGGTGTGACGTGGTCGACAGGTGGACAGTACGCCCGAAGTGAGGGGGCGGGGCTGAGGCAGAGGCCAACTTCCTTTCACTACAACCTGCACACTGCAGAGGCCAACAGCAGACCTCACCTGAGACTGAGGCCAGCTGTCAATCACCTGCCCgacctgctgtcctcctccagaGAAACTCCCAGAAGGCCTCAGTCCTCCTACGACATGAAG ctTATCTCCCTCACCACCCCcctcctgctgcccccccccaacaGCACCAGCAGTCCCATTATCACAGGTGGGGTGTTACCTCAGCGCTCGCTTCGCCCCTCTCCCAGCTTCAATGTCGGACCAAATCCAAAAACACCAACCCCCCTAACCCAGGACGGCCCCTCCCAGCCCCGCCCCTCCCCTACGGGCTCCCCGGGACGCCTTCCCGCCAACCTCTGCTCCGCCTCCACCCAGCAGACGGTAACTGATGGAGAGATGAAAGTGAGTCATGAACAGTTCAAGGCAGCGCTGCAGATGGTGGTGGATCCCGGTGACCCGAGGACGACTCTGGAGAACTTTCTGAAGATAGGGGAGGGGTCCACGGGGGTGGTCTGCATCGCTCGGGAGAGACACAGCGGGCGCCAGGTGGCCGTGAAGATGATGGACGTACGGAAGCAACAGCGCCGCGAGCTGCTCTTCAACGAG GTGGTGATCATGAGGGACTACCGCCACCAGAACGTGGTGGAGATGTACCGCAGTGccctggtggaggaggaactCTGGGTAATCATGGAGTACCTGCAGGGCGGTGCTCTGACCCACATTGTCAGTGAGACCAG GCTCAGTGAGGAGCAGACGGCGACGGTGTGTGAAGGTGTCCTGCAGGCGTTATCGTACCTTCACTCTCAGGGCGTCATTCACAGAGACGTGAAGAGTGACTCCATCCTGCTGAGCCTGGAGGGgggg GTCAAACTATCAGACTTTGGTTTCTGCGCTCAGATCAGTACAGACGTCCCGAGGAGGAAGTCTCTGGTTGGGACTCCGTACTGGATGGCTCCTGAGGTCATCTCCAAAACGCCGTATGGGACCGAG GTGGACGTCTGGTCTCTGGGCATCATGGTGGTGGAGATGGTGGACGGAGAGCCGCCATATTTTAGCGACACACCCATCAGCGCCATGAAGAAGCTGAGAGACGAAGCAGCACCGAGCGTGAAGAACATCcacaag gtgtcccCCGTGTTGAAGGACTTCCTGGGCTGCATGCTGACTCGTGACACGCAGCAGCGCTCCAGCGCCGCCGAGCTGCTGGAGCACCCGTTCTTGCTGCAGGCCGACTCACCGCGCTGCCTGGTGCCACTGGTGGAGCAGCACCGCAAACGCATGTCGCTCTACTGA